Proteins from a single region of Gossypium arboreum isolate Shixiya-1 chromosome 1, ASM2569848v2, whole genome shotgun sequence:
- the LOC108482654 gene encoding E3 ubiquitin-protein ligase UPL1 isoform X3, whose translation MKLKRRRYLEVPPKIRSFINSVTSVPLENIEEPLKDFVWEFDKGDFHHWVELFNHFDKFFEKHIKPRKDLQVEDNFFGSDPPFPREAVLQILRVRRLVLDNCTNKHFYSSYEQHLSSLLASTDADVVEACLQTLAAFLKKTIGKYSVRDASLSSKLFALAQGWGGKEEGLGLIACAIQNGCDTVAYDLGCTLHFEFYASNKVSSSEQSTRGLQIIHLPNINTHPETDLELLNKLVGEYKVPANLRFSLLSRLRFARAFGSLTSRQQYTRIRLYAFIVLVQASSDTDDLVSFFNNEPEFVNELVTLLSYEDAVSEKIRILCLLSLVALCQDRSRQPAVLTAVTSGGHRGILSSLMQKAIDSVISNTSKWSVVFAEALLSLVTALVSSSSGCSAMREAGFIPTLLPLLKDTDPQHLHLVTTSINILEAFMDYSNPAAALFRDLGGLDDTISRLKLEVSYVENSPKQLVEDPDCSGRISQVVAGASTELDNMQPLYSEALVAYHRRLLMKALLRAISLGTYAPGNTARIYGSEESLLPQCLCIIFRRAKDFGGGVFALAATVMSDLIHKDPTCFPVLDAAGLPSAFLDAIMDGVLCSAEAITCIPQCLDAFCLNTNGLAAVKDRNALRCFVKIFTSRTYLRSLTGDTPTSLSSGLDELMRHASSLRAPGVDMVIEILNVIRRIGTGTDTSSFAAESSTPVPMETDAEERNLIQPDDRESSRSESSNQMSEVSPDTSLMNIELFLSDCISNVGRLLETILQNADTCRIFVEKKGIDAVLQLFTLPLLPLSASVGQSISVAFKSFSPQHSASLARAVCSFLREQLKSTNELLASIGGTQLATVETGNQTKVLRSLSSLEGILSLCNFLLKATTSVVSELSTVDADVLKDLGRAYREIIWQISLSNDTMADEKRKADQESENTDTGPSNAAVGRESDDDASTPAVRYMNPVSIRSGSQFLGGADREFLSLVRSGESLHRRSRHGLSRLRGGRNGRHLNALNIDSDSSHSLPETSSVQDLKTKSPGLLVIEILNKLAFTLRSFFTALVKGFTTPYRRRADVGSLSSASQTLGMALAKVFLEALGFSGYSSSSGLDTSLSVKCRYLGKVVDDMGALTFDSRRRTCYTGMVNNFYVHGTFKELLTTFEATSQLLWTLPYSIPTPGIEHEKAGEANKVSHGTWLLDTLQCYCRVLEYFVNSTLLLFGNSTSQTQLLVQPVAAGLSIGLFPVPRDPETFVRMLQSQVLDVILLIWNHPLFPNCSPGFVASVVSIVMHIYSGVGAVKRNRSNITGSTNQRFMPPAPDEGTIATIVEMGFSRARAEEALRRVETNSVEMAMEWLISHADDPVQEDDELARALALSLGNSSETSKVDSVDKPMDVMTEEGRPAAPPIDDILNASVKLFQSSDNMAFSLTDLLVTLCNRNKGEDRPKVLSFLIQQLRLCPLDFSKDSSALCMISHIVALLLSEDGNTREIAGQNGVVPAVLDILIDFKAKNDVGNEIMAPKCISALLLILDNMLQSRPRLFSETVEGTQTVSQPDSSGDHASLTVPEPVTEKKSASDANEKEPITSFEKILGKSTGYLTVEESQKLLLLACELIKQHVPAMVMQAVLQLCARLTKTHALALQFLENGGLAALFSLPRTCFFPGYDTVASAIIRHLLEDPQTLQTAMELEIRQTLSGSRHAGRVSPRTFLTSMAPVICRDPVVFMKAATAVCQLESSGGRPFVVQLKEKEREKDKLKASGAEVGLASNEPVRIPENKVNDGTGKCSKGHKKIPANLAQVIDQLLEIVLKYPSAKGQEDSATGLTSMEIDEPTSKVKGKSKVEETRKMESENERSAGLAKVTFVLKLLSDILLMYVHAVGVILKRDSEMSQPRVSNQSDSSGSLGIVHHILHRLLPLSVDKSSGLDEWRDKLSEKASWFLVVLCGRSSEGRKRVINELVKALSSLANVESNSMNSSLVPDKRVFAFADLAYSILSKNSSSSNLPGTGCSPDIAKSMIEGGVVQCLTNILEVIDLDHSDAPKTVSLMLKALESLTRAANANEQVFKFECFNKKKSLSSNGRHADQVTISAAEETEHNQNGGGQQAVVDAETTEQQHQATLQIEDNHNANSDDPIEQDMRVEVEPVASSRPVELGMDFMREEMEGGVLHNADQIEMTFRVENRADDDMADEDDDMADDGEDDEDDDEGEDEDEDIAEDGAGMMSLADTDVEDHDDTGLGDDYNDDMIDEEDDDFHERVIEVRWREALDGLDHLQVLGQPGTASGLIDVAAEPFEGVNVDDLFGLRRPVGFERRRSNGRSSFDRSVTEVNGFQHPLLLRPSQSGDLSLMWSSGGNSSRDLEAFSSGSFDVTHFYMFDAPGLPFDHAPNSLFGDRLGSAAPPPLTDYSVGMDSLHLQGRRGPGDGRWTDDGQPQASAQAAAIAQAVEEQFVSHLRSTAPANNLAERQSQNSGVQESQPSDAPPSNDGKAVVEGENTSSQQSEDQQQENNNGISQELNPTDEHDNMEIGDGNGTTAADQVEQISEMVNLPEGGSVVPGNLSPQAMVDDGLSGGDGQAGNRILTGSGSEMPSPGDSNGSSVHERIDVDMNTANAEENQTDQSIPHEIGAEEPGTLDSQDANQADQASANIEGPGSNAIDPTFLEALPEDLRAEVLASQQAQSVQPPTYVPPSADNIDPEFLAALPPDIQAEVLAQQRAQRVAQQAEGQPVDMDNASIIATFPADLREEVLLTSSEAVLSALPSPLLAEAQMLRDRAMSHYQARSLFGGSHRLSNRRNGLGLDRQTVMDRGVGITLGRRPGSTISDSLKVKEIEGEPLLNSNSLKALIRLLRLAQPLGKGLLQRLLLNLCAHSATRATLVKLLLDMIRSEVEGSSSGLSTINSQRLYGCHSKVVYGRSQVFDGLPPLVLRRVLEILTYLATNHSAVSNMLFHYDPSILSEPLSPQNPETKKDKGKEKIMDGESSKPLGNSQGDIPLILFLKLLNRPLFLLSTTHLEQVVGLLQVVVYTAASKLESWSLSHLAVDNSSSQNLLNEEASGDAHKDLSLTEQESNQEKRTNAESSGSKGNKNVDFHNIFLQLPESDLCNLCSLLGREGLSDKVYMLAGEVLKKLASVAVTHRKFFTSELSELAHGLSSSAVNELVTLRNTQMLGLSAGSMAGAAILRVLQVLSSLTSTNVGDDTPEGGDDEQEEQATMWKLNVSLEPLWEELSNCIGMTEAQLAQSSLCPTVSNINVGEHLQGASSSSPLPPGTQRLLPFIEAFFVLCEKLHANHCIMQQDHVNVTAQEVKESAECSVTLPSKCGGDYQKKLDGSVTFARFAEKHRRLLNAFVRQNPGLLEKPLSMLLKAPRLIDFDNKRAYFRSRIRQQHEQHLAGPLRISVRRAYVLEDSYNQLRMRPTQDLKGRLNVQFQGEEGIDAGGLTREWYQLLSRVIFDKGALLFTTVGSNATFQPNPNSVYQTEHLSYFKFVGRVVAKALFDGQLLDVYFTRSFYKHILGVKVTYHDIEAVDPDYYKNLKWMLENDVSDIPDLTFSMDADEEKHILYEKTEVTDYELKPGGRNIRVTEETKHEYVDLVADHILTNAIRPQINSFLEGFNELVPRELISIFNDKELELLISGLPEIDLDDLKANTEYTGYTAASPVIQWFWEVVKAFSKEDMARLLQFVTGTSKVPLEGFKALQGISGPQKFQIHKAFGAPERLPSAHTCFNQLDLPEYSSKEQLQERLLLAIHEASEGFGFG comes from the exons CCTCCCAAAATCAGATCCTTCATCAATAGCGTGACTTCTGTGCCGCTGGAAAATATAGAGGAACCTCTGAAAGATTTTGTTTGGGAGTTTGATAAG GGAGATTTTCATCATTGGGTTGAGCTTTTTAACCATTTTGACAAATTTTTTGAGAAGCATATAAAACCAAGGAAAGATTTGCAGGTTGAGGATAATTTTTTTGGATCTGATCCTCCTTTCCCCAGGGAAGCAGTTCTTCAAATTCTTCGTGTTAGAAGACTAGTCTTGGACAACTGCACAAATAAGCATTTTTATAGCTCTTATGAG CAGCATCTGTCATCCTTGCTTGCATCGACTGATGCTGATGTTGTCGAGGCTTGCTTGCAAACTTTAGCTGCTTTCTTGAAGAAAACAATTGGAAAGTACTCTGTCAGAGATGCATCTCTGAGTTCTAAGTTATTTGCACTTGCACAAGGTTGGGGGGGAAAAGAAGAGGGTCTAGGATTGATTGCATGTGCTATACAGAATGGATGCGATACAGTTGCTTATGATCTTGGGTGTACTCTACATTTTGAGTTCTATGCATCAAATAAGGTCTCTTCCTCTGAACAGTCTACCCGAGGTTTACAAATTATTCATTTACCTAATATCAACACTCATCCAGAGACTGATTTGGAGCTCTTGAATAAATTAGTTGGTGAATATAAGGTACCAGCCAATTTAAGATTTTCTTTATTATCAAGATTGCGGTTTGCAAGGGCTTTTGGATCTTTAACATCTCGGCAGCAGTATACGCGCATTCGCTTGTATGCCTTCATCGTTCTTGTTCAGGCAAGCAGTGATACTGATGACCTTGTTTCTTTCTTCAATAATGAGCCTGAGTTTGTCAATGAATTAGTTACTTTACTGAGTTATGAAGATGCAGTTTCTGAGAAAATTCGGATTTTATGTCTGCTTTCTTTGGTTGCTCTTTGTCAAGACCGATCCCGCCAACCAGCTGTATTGACTGCTGTTACATCTGGTGGACACCGTGGTATTCTATCTAGTCTCATGCAGAAAGCCATTGATTCTGTTATTAGCAATACCTCAAAGTGGTCTGTTGTGTTTGCTGAGGCTCTACTATCCCTTGTCACTGCTTTGGTTTCATCATCATCAGGTTGCTCAGCCATGCGTGAAGCAGGGTTTATCCCTACTCTTTTACCCCTGCTTAAAGATACCGATCCTCAGCATCTGCATTTGGTTACTACATCCATCAATATTCTGGAAGCTTTTATGGATTACAGTAATCCTGCAGCTGCACTGTTCAGAGACTTGGGTGGTTTAGATGATACAATCTCTCGCTTAAAACTTGAAGTTTCTTATGTGGAAAACAGTCCAAAGCAACTAGTTGAAGACCCTGATTGTAGTGGGAGGATTTCACAAGTAGTCGCAGGAGCGTCAACTGAGCTTGATAATATGCAGCCTTTGTATTCTGAAGCATTAGTTGCTTATCATCGACGGCTACTCATGAAAGCTTTGTTACGGGCTATATCTCTTGGAACATATGCCCCTGGAAACACTGCTCGTATTTATGGATCTGAGGAGAGCTTGTTGCCACAATGCTTATGTATCATATTCAGACGAGCAAAAGATTTTGGTGGGGGAGTATTTGCACTTGCAGCAACTGTCATGAGTGATCTAATTCACAAGGATCCTACTTGCTTTCCTGTCTTAGATGCTGCTGGTCTTCCATCTGCCTTCCTAGATGCTATTATGGATGGTGTTCTCTGCTCTGCCGAAGCCATAACATGCATACCTCAGTGTTTGGATGCCTTCTGTCTTAATACTAATGGTCTTGCGGCAGTGAAAGATCGCAATGCTTTGAGGTGCTTTGTCAAGATATTTACTTCTAGAACATATTTGCGGTCTCTTACCGGAGATACTCCTACTTCTTTGTCAAGTGGCTTGGATGAACTTATGCGTCATGCTTCTTCGTTGCGTGCACCTGGAGTGGATATGGTGATTGAGATCTTGAATGTTATACGGAGAATCGGAACTGGGACTGACACTTCATCTTTTGCTGCTGAATCTTCTACCCCTGTTCCAATGGAAACTGATGCTGAAGAGCGGAATTTGATTCAGCCAGATGACAGGGAATCCTCAAGGAGTGAGAGTTCAAATCAGATGTCAGAGGTGTCTCCTGATACTTCTTTAATGAATATTGAATTGTTCCTTTCCGATTGTATTAGCAATGTGGGCCGTCTTCTTGAAACCATCCTTCAGAATGCTGATACATGCCGTATATTTGTTGAAAAGAAAGGGATTGACGCTGTCCTGCAGTTGTTTACCTTGCCTTTACTGCCTCTTTCAGCATCAGTTGGACAGAGCATTTCTGTTGCCTTCAAGAGCTTTTCACCTCAGCATTCTGCATCTCTGGCTCGGGCAGTTTGTTCATTCCTAAGAGAACAGCTGAAGTCAACAAATGAACTGTTGGCTTCTATTGGAGGAACTCAGCTAGCCACTGTTGAAACTGGCAACCAGACTAAGGTTCTGAGATCTCTTTCTAGTCTTGAAGGTATATTGTCTCTTTGCAATTTTCTTTTGAAGGCCACTACTAGCGTTGTCTCTGAGTTGAGCACTGTAGATGCTGATGTATTGAAAGATCTTGGGAGGGCATACAGGGAAATAATATGGCAAATTTCTTTGTCTAATGACACCATGGCTGATGAGAAGCGGAAAGCTGATCAAGAGAGTGAGAATACAGACACTGGTCCATCAAATGCTGCTGTTGGAAGAGAAAGTGATGATGATGCTAGTACCCCTGCCGTGAGATATATGAATCCAGTTTCCATTAGGAGTGGTTCTCAGTTTCTGGGTGGTGCAGATCGAGAGTTTCTTTCACTTGTTCGTTCTGGTGAAAGTTTGCACCGTCGTAGTCGACATGGTTTGTCCCGTTTAAGAGGTGGAAGGAATGGTCGACACCTGAATGCTCTGAACATTGATTCTGATTCTTCTCACAGTTTGCCAGAAACATCATCAGTCCAGGATTTGAAAACAAAAAGTCCTGGTCTTCTTGTGATAGAAATTCTTAACAAGCTTGCTTTTACATTGCGGTCCTTTTTCACAGCTCTTGTTAAGGGGTTTACGACACCTTACCGCCGTAGAGCTGATGTTGGATCATTAAGTTCGGCTTCACAGACTCTTGGTATGGCCCTGGCTAAAGTATTTCTTGAGGCACTGGGTTTCTCTGGGTATTCTTCTTCTTCAGGACTTGATACTTCACTTTCCGTCAAGTGTCGGTACCTTGGGAAAGTTGTTGATGACATGGGAGCACTGACATTTGATAGTAGGCGGCGAACATGTTATACAGGAAtggttaataatttttatgtgcaTGGAACCTTCAAGGAGCTACTTACCACTTTTGAAGCTACTAGTCAGTTATTGTGGACGTTACCCTACTCTATCCCTACACCTGGTATTGAACACGAGAAAGCAGGTGAAGCAAATAAAGTCTCCCATGGTACATGGCTGCTTGATACATTACAATGCTACTGCCGTGTGCTTGAGTATTTTGTTAATTCTACATTATTATTGTTTGGGAATTCTACATCTCAGACTCAGCTGCTTGTTCAGCCAGTTGCTGCTGGCTTGTCAATCGGCCTCTTTCCTGTTCCTAGGGACCCAGAAACCTTTGTGCGCATGCTGCAGTCTCAGGTGCTGGATGTGATTCTACTGATCTGGAATCATCCTTTGTTTCCTAATTGTAGTCCTGGTTTTGTGGCTTCTGTTGTTTCTATTGTCATGCATATATACTCGGGTGTTGGCGCTGTGAAACGAAATCGCAGCAATATTACAGGAAGTACAAACCAACGTTTCATGCCCCCAGCACCTGATGAAGGAACCATTGCTACCATTGTTGAGATGGGTTTTTCTAGGGCTAGAGCAGAGGAAGCCCTCAGACGAGTTGAAACAAATAGTGTTGAAATGGCCATGGAGTGGCTGATTAGTCATGCTGACGATCCTGTGCAAGAGGATGATGAACTAGCTCGAGCTCTTGCTTTATCACTTGGAAATTCATCAGAGACATCCAAAGTTGACAGTGTTGATAAGCCAATGGATGTCATGACTGAAGAAGGGCGACCTGCAGCACCACCAATTGATGATATCCTCAATGCATCTGTTAAGTTGTTCCAGAGTAGTGATAACATGGCATTTTCATTGACAGACTTGCTTGTAACACTTTGCAATCGTAACAAAGGAGAAGACCGTCCAAAAGTGCTATCATTTCTTATTCAGCAGCTGAGGCTCTGTCCATTGGATTTTTCCAAGGACTCCAGTGCATTGTGTATGATATCTCATATTGTAGCGCTGCTTCTTTCTGAGGATGGAAATACACGTGAAATTGCTGGCCAGAATGGTGTAGTACCTGCTGTTCTTGATATCTTGATTGACTTTAAGGCTAAAAATGACGTGGGAAATGAAATTATGGCACCAAAATGTATCAGTGCTTTACTGTTGATCTTGGATAACATGTTGCAGTCCCGTCCAAGATTGTTTTCTGAGACAGTGGAGGGTACGCAGACAGTATCTCAGCCAGATTCATCTGGGGACCATGCTTCTTTGACTGTTCCAGAACCAGTGACGGAGAAAAAATCAGCTTCAGATGCTAATGAGAAAGAACCAATCACTTCATTTGAGAAAATATTGGGTAAATCTACTGGTTACTTGACTGTAGAAGAAAGTCAGAAGCTGCTGCTTCTTGCTTGTGAACTAATCAAACAGCACGTTCCAGCAATGGTGATGCAGGCTGTTCTTCAGTTATGTGCTCGCTTGACAAAAACACATGCTCTAGCTTTGCAATTTCTTGAGAATGGAGGCTTAGCTGCTCTCTTTAGTCTTCCAAGAACTTGTTTTTTTCCTGGTTATGATACTGTTGCATCTGCCATTATTAGACATCTCCTTGAAGATCCTCAGACTTTGCAAACTGCCATGGAGTTGGAGATTAGACAGACTTTGAGTGGCAGCAGGCATGCTGGCCGTGTTTCACCTCGCACATTTTTAACATCAATGGCTCCTGTTATATGCAGAGATCCTGTAGTGTTTATGAAAGCTGCTACTGCGGTTTGTCAATTGGAGTCATCAGGGGGTAGACCCTTTGTAGTTCAATTGAAGGAAAAGGAGAGAGAGAAAGACAAATTGAAAGCTTCTGGTGCTGAAGTTGGATTAGCTTCAAATGAACCTGTGCGAATTCCTGAGAATAAGGTAAATGATGGAACAGGTAAGTGTTCCAAAGGCCACAAAAAGATTCCAGCCAATCTTGCTCAAGTGATTGATCAGCTTCTTGAAATAGTTCTGAAGTATCCTTCTGCCAAAGGCCAGGAAGATAGTGCAACTGGCTTAACTTCTATGGAGATTGATGAACCCACAAGCAAGGTGAAGGGTAAGTCGAAGGTTGAAGAAACTAGGAAAATGGAGTCTGAAAATGAAAGATCTGCAGGGCTTGCTAAGGTGACTTTTGTCCTCAAGTTATTGAGTGATATTCTTTTAATGTATGTACATGCGGTAGGAGTCATATTGAAAAGGGATTCAGAAATGAGTCAACCCCGTGTTTCTAATCAATCAGACTCGTCTGGCAGCCTTGGCATTGTTCATCATATTTTGCATAGGTTGCTTCCCTTATCTGTTGATAAATCATCTGGACTTGATGAATGGAGGGACAAGTTGTCTGAAAAAGCTTCTTGGTTTCTGGTGGTTCTGTGTGGCCGTTCCAGTGAAGGCCGTAAAAGAGTGATTAACGAACTTGTGAAAGCCTTATCTTCTCTGGCAAATGTGGAAAGTAATTCAATGAATAGCTCCTTGGTGCCTGACAAAAGGGTTTTTGCTTTTGCTGATTTGGCATATTCAATTTTGTCAAAGAACTCATCATCAAGCAACTTACCTGGCACTGGCTGCTCACCAGATATAGCAAAAAGCATGATTGAAGGAGGAGTAGTTCAGTGTCTAACCAATATTCTAGAAGTGATTGATTTGGATCATTCTGATGCACCCAAAACTGTAAGTCTGATGCTCAAGGCTTTGGAAAGCCTGACTAGGGCTGCTAATGCAAATGAGCAGGTTTTCAAGTTTGAATGTTTCAACAAGAAGAAGTCATTGTCTTCAAACGGAAGACATGCTGATCAGGTAACTATATCTGCTGCTGAGGAGACAGAGCACAACCAGAATGGGGGTGGTCAGCAAGCAGTTGTAGATGCAGAGACAACTGAACAACAACATCAAGCTACTTTGCAAATTGAAGACAATCACAACGCAAACTCAGATGATCCTATCGAGCAAGATATGAGAGTTGAAGTGGAGCCTGTAGCTAGCAGCAGACCAGTGGAACTTGGGATGGATTTCATGCGTGAAGAAATGGAAGGAGGTGTGTTGCACAATGCTGACCAAATTGAGATGACATTCCGGGTGGAGAATAGGGCAGATGATGATATGGCTGATGAGGATGATGACATGGCAGATGATGGGGAGGATGATGAGGATGATGATGAGGGGGAGGATGAGGATGAGGATATAGCTGAAGATGGTGCTGGAATGATGTCTCTAGCTGATACTGATGTGGAGGACCATGATGATACTGGTTTGGGAGATGACTATAACGATGACATGattgatgaagaagatgatgacttTCATGAGCGGGTCATAGAGGTAAGGTGGAGGGAGGCCCTTGATGGGTTAGATCATCTGCAGGTACTTGGGCAACCTGGAACTGCAAGTGGTTTAATTGATGTGGCTGCTGAACCTTTTGAAGGTGTGAATGTGGATGATCTCTTCGGTCTTCGTAGGCCTGTAGGTTTTGAACGCAGGCGATCTAATGGTAGGTCTTCCTTTGATCGTTCTGTTACAGAAGTAAATGGCTTTCAACATCCTCTTCTGTTAAGACCATCCCAGTCAGGAGACTTGAGCTTGATGTGGTCATCCGGTGGGAATTCATCCAGGGATTTGGAAGCTTTCTCATCTGGGAGTTTTGATGTTACCCATTTTTACATGTTTGATGCTCCTGGTCTGCCATTTGATCATGCACCAAATAGCCTGTTTGGTGATCGATTGGGTAGTGCAGCACCCCCACCCTTGACTGATTATTCTGTAGGCATGGACTCATTACATCTGCAAGGGAGAAGGGGGCCTGGTGATGGACGGTGGACTGATGATGGTCAGCCACAAGCAAGTGCTCAAGCTGCAGCAATTGCACAGGCTGTAGAGGAACAGTTTGTATCTCATTTGCGCAGTACAGCTCCAGCCAACAATTTAGCAGAAAGGCAGTCACAAAATTCTGGAGTCCAGGAGTCGCAACCATCAGATGCTCCTCCATCAAATGATGGGAAGGCTGTGGTAGAGGGAGAGAACACCAGTAGTCAGCAGAGTGAAGATCAGCAGCAAGAAAATAACAATGGAATTTCACAGGAACTTAATCCAACAG ATGAGCATGATAACATGGAAATTGGAGATGGGAATGGCACAACAGCTGCTGATCAAGTAGAGCAAATTTCTGAAATGGTTAACTTGCCTGAGGGGGGTTCTGTTGTGCCTGGAAACCTTTCACCACAGGCCATGGTTGATGATGGATTGTCAGGAGGAGATGGTCAGGCAGGTAATCGTATTTTGACAGGTTCTGGTTCGGAGATGCCTAGCCCAGGTGATTCTAATGGGTCTTCGGTTCATGAGCGTATTGATGTGGACATGAATACTGCTAATGCTGAAGAGAACCAAACTGATCAATCAATTCCTCATGAAATTGGTGCAGAGGAGCCAGGCACACTTGATTCTCAGGATGCTAATCAGGCTGATCAAGCTAGTGCTAATATTGAGGGTCCTGGTTCTAATGCCATTGACCCTACCTTCTTGGAGGCATTACCTGAAGATTTACGGGCAGAAGTTTTGGCTTCCCAACAAGCCCAATCTGTTCAACCTCCAACTTATGTACCACCTTCAGCAGATAATATTGACCCTGAGTTCTTAGCTGCTCTTCCACCAGACATTCAGGCAGAAGTATTAGCACAGCAAAGAGCACAGAGAGTTGCACAGCAAGCTGAGGGTCAACCTGTGGATATGGATAACGCTTCTATCATTGCCACTTTCCCTGCTGATCTGCGTGAAGAG GTGCTTTTGACTTCTTCAGAAGCAGTTTTGTCTGCATTACCATCTCCTTTACTTGCTGAGGCTCAAATGCTTAGGGATAGAGCAATGAGTCATTACCAGGCACGCAGTTTGTTTGGAGGTAGCCATAGGCTAAGTAATCGGAGGAATGGTTTGGGTTTGGATAGGCAAACAGTGATGGACAGGGGTGTTGGAATTACATTGGGCCGAAGGCCTGGTTCTACCATTTCAGATAGCTTAAAagtgaaggaaattgaaggggaGCCTCTTCTGAACTCCAATTCTTTGAAAGCTTTAATTCGCCTTCTACGGCTAGCACAG CCCCTTGGGAAAGGCCTTCTGCAGAGGCTTCTGTTAAATCTTTGTGCGCATAGTGCTACTAGGGCAACTTTGGTAAAGCTCTTGCTTGATATGATTAGATCTGAAGTTGAAGGCTCAAGCAGTGGTTTGTCAACAATTAATTCCCAAAGGCTTTATGGTTGCCATTCAAAAGTTGTTTATGGTCGGTCACAGGTGTTTGATG GTCTTCCACCTCTTGTACTACGTCGTGTTCTTGAAATTTTGACTTATTTGGCTACAAATCATTCTGCCGTTTCAAATATGCTGTTCCACTATGATCCTTCAATTCTTTCTGAGCCTTTGAGCCCCCAAAACCCTGAAACCAAGAAAGATAAAGGCAAGGAGAAAATCATGGATGGAGAATCATCAAAACCCTTGGGAAACTCTCAAGGGGATATCCCTCTAATATTATTTCTTAAGCTCTTGAACCGTCCGCTGTTTTTGCTCAGCACTACCCATCTTGAGCAG GTTGTAGGCTTGCTTCAAGTGGTTGTCTACACAGCAGCATCAAAATTAGAAAGCTGGTCACTCTCTCATTTAGCTGTTGATAATTCAAGTTCTCAGAACCTGCTCAATGAAGAAGCTTCTGGTGATGcacataaggacctttctttGACAGAACAAGAGTCTAATCAAGAGAAGCGGACCAATGCTGAATCCTCTGGATCTAAAGGCAATAAAAATGTGGACTTTCATAATATTTTCTTGCAGCTACCAGAATCTGATTTGTGCAATTTGTGTAGTCTTCTTGGTCGTGAGGG GTTGTCAGATAAAGTTTATATGTTAGCTGGTGAGGTGCTGAAGAAACTGGCATCAGTTGCTGTGACCCATCGGAAATTCTTTACCTCAGAGCTTTCAGAATTAGCTCATGGTTTGAGTAGTTCGGCTGTCAATGAGCTTGTAACACTGAGGAATACACAGATGCTGGGTCTTAGTGCAGGTTCCATGGCAGGAGCTGCTATTCTACGTGTGCTACAAGTGCTTAGCTCACTCACTTCAACTAATGTTGGTGATGATACACCTGAGGGTGGTGATGATGAACAGGAAGAGCAAGCTACCATGTGGAAGTTAAATGTATCATTAGAGCCATTGTGGGAAGAATTGAGTAATTGTATTGGCATGACTGAGGCACAGCTGGCTCAGAGCTCACTCTGTCCAACTGTATCTAATATAAATGTTGGGGAGCATCTTCAAGGAGCATCCTCGTCATCACCACTTCCTCCTGGGACTCAGAGACTTCTTCCTTTCATTGAGGCCTTCTTCGTTTTGTGTGAAAAGCTACATGCCAATCATTGTATCATGCAACAAGATCATGTAAATGTGACTGCACAAGAAGTAAAAGAGTCTGCTGAGTGTTCTGTTACCTTACCCTCTAAATGCGGTGGGGATTATCAGAAGAAGCTTGATGGTTCTGTCACATTCGCAAGGTTTGCCGAGAAGCATCGTAGACTTCTGAACGCTTTTGTTAGGCAAAATCCTGGCTTGCTAGAAAAACCGCTATCTATGTTGCTGAAAGCTCCAAGGTTGATCGACTTTGATAACAAGAGAGCATATTTCCGTTCAAGAATAAGGCAACAGCATGAACAGCATCTTGCTGGTCCACTGCGGATAAGTGTGCGGCGGGCATATGTTTTGGAGGACTCTTACAATCAATTACGAATGCGACCTACTCAGGATCTGAAAGGTCGCTTGAACGTGCAGTTTCAAGGGGAAGAGGGCATTGATGCCGGTGGACTGACTAGAGAATGGTATCAGTTACTCTCAAGGGTCATATTTGATAAAGGTGCATTACTTTTTACTACTGTGGGGAGCAATGCAACTTTCCAGCCAAATCCCAATTCTGTTTACCAGACCGAGCATCTTTCTTACTTCAAATTCGTTGGTCGCGTG GTTGCAAAGGCACTATTTGATGGTCAACTTTTGGATGTTTATTTTACTCGATCCTTCTACAAGCACATTCTTGGTGTTAAGGTGACCTACCATGATATAGAGGCAGTTGATCCTGATTATTACAAGAATCTGAAGTGGATGCTGGAG AATGATGTAAGCGACATTCCTGACCTGACTTTCAGCATGGATGCTGATGAAGAGAAGCACATACTTTATGAAAAAACTGAG GTCACTGATTATGAGCTCAAACCTGGAGGAAGAAATATCAGGGTTACTGAAGAAACAAAACATGAATATGTAGACCTTGTTGCTGATCATATCTTGACAAATGCTATCCGTCCTCAAATCAATTCCTTCCTTGAGGGATTTAATGAATTGGTGCCACGTGAACTCATTTCAATTTTTAATGATAAAGAGCTCGAGTTACTAATCAGTGGACTTCCTGAAATTGATT TGGATGATCTAAAGGCTAACACAGAGTATACTGGCTATACGGCTGCATCTCCTGTTATTCAATGGTTTTGGGAAGTTGTTAAAGCTTTTAGTAAAGAGGACATGGCAAGATTGCTTCAGTTTGTAACTGGAACATCAAAG GTGCCATTGGAGGGTTTTAAGGCACTGCAGGGTATCTCTGGTCCACAAAAATTTCAGATTCACAAGGCTTTTGGAGCTCCTGAGCGGCTGCCTTCTGCCCATACATG CTTTAATCAGTTAGATCTTCCTGAGTATTCATCAAAGGAACAGCTTCAGGAACGTCTGCTGCTGGCTATCCATGAAGCTAGTGAAGGGTTTGGCTTTGGATGA